The following are from one region of the Plodia interpunctella isolate USDA-ARS_2022_Savannah chromosome 23, ilPloInte3.2, whole genome shotgun sequence genome:
- the LOC128680188 gene encoding protein ref(2)P-like: MVNYCCVSGCGRNSRNSKQLNFYSLPRERSRQKVWFQAAGREDLLEKSQDKPRYRFCSRHFEPSCIKFKHLKVDAVPTLRLPGSNNENKLDSDGVLEHDDVVCNNCKDAILGFRYKCVICPDYDLCSVCETVQTHSEHYMLRISRPIENETTEKLLKKLKNILADSCEISSDDEPITKYKRNYDSGVDLSEDLKYKIRKEVTRALSSKKKIKVKTGKKRESESSRPVKRQCRTTESDDEGGWPEMVFVDEEVPEVKTEQHEAQPGTSAQGIQTDVSMEQPLIHVKISEDFNDLMIEVPEQSMYKYS, translated from the exons ATGGTCAATTATTGTTGTGTGAGTGGTTGCGGCCGGAACAGCCGTAATAgcaaacaattaaatttttacagtCTTCCAAGAGAACGCTCACG ACAAAAAGTATGGTTCCAAGCAGCCGGCAGGGAGGATTTGTTAGAAAAAAGTCAAGATAAACCGCGCTATCGATTCTGTTCTCGCCATTTTGAGCCCAGCTGCATCAAATTTAAACATCTGAAGGTGGACGCGGTGCCCACTTTGCGTTTACCTGGTTCcaacaatgaaaataagt TGGACTCCGATGGAGTGTTAGAGCATGATGATGTTGTGTGCAACAACTGTAAAGACGCCATCTTGGGCTTTAGGTACAAATGTGTCATATGCCCTGACTACGACCTCTGTTCTGTTTGCGAGACAGTCCAGACTCACTCTGAACATTACATGCTGAGGATCTCACGGCCCATTGAAAAC GAAACAACAGAGAAGTTGCTGAAGAAGCTGAAGAACATATTGGCAGATTCATGTGAGATCAGCAGTGATGATGAACCGATAACGAAATACAAGAGAAACTATGATAGCGGAGTGGATTTGTCGGAGGATCTCAAATACAAGATTAGAAAAGAAGTCACCAGGGCATTGTCTTCCAAGAAAAAGATAAAG GTCAAGACTGGTAAGAAGCGGGAGTCGGAGTCAAGTAGACCAGTGAAGAGACAGTGCAGGACAACAGAATCTGATGATGAGGGGGGTTGGCCGGAGATGGTGTTTGTTGATGAGGAAGTTCCTGAAGTGAAGACCGAGCAGCATGAGGCCCAGCCCGGGACCTCTGCACAGGGCATACAGACAG ACGTGAGTATGGAGCAGCCGTTGATACACGTGAAAATAAGCGAAGATTTCAATGACCTCATGATTGAGGTTCCTGAGCAatctatgtataaatatagttag
- the LOC128680190 gene encoding protein lethal(2)essential for life-like, which produces MSLLPFIMGYEHPHRLIDQDFGLALTPDDLLTAAVAPMLSRDYYRPWRQLAAAARDFGSTIKSDKDKFQVNLDVQHFAPEEISVKTADGYVVIEGKHEEKKDEHGYISRQFSRRYALPEGCNPETVESRLSSDGVLTIVAPRVAPALKNERTVPISQTGPVRKEIKDQTSQANGSQK; this is translated from the coding sequence ATGTCTCTGCTACCATTCATCATGGGCTACGAGCACCCTCACCGTCTCATCGACCAAGATTTCGGGTTGGCGCTGACTCCAGACGACTTGTTGACGGCTGCTGTGGCCCCCATGCTGTCGAGGGACTACTACCGACCCTGGCGTCAACTGGCTGCGGCGGCGAGGGACTTCGGATCCACCATCAAATCCGACAAAGACAAATTCCAAGTTAATTTGGATGTTCAGCACTTCGCGCCTGAAGAAATCTCGGTGAAGACTGCGGATGGATATGTTGTTATTGAAGGCAAGCACGAGGAGAAGAAAGACGAACACGGGTACATTTCAAGGCAGTTTTCTCGTCGTTACGCTCTGCCTGAAGGCTGCAACCCCGAGACAGTAGAATCGAGGCTATCATCTGACGGAGTACTGACCATCGTCGCCCCACGCGTGGCCCCAGCTTTGAAAAACGAAAGGACTGTGCCGATCTCGCAGACAGGACCAGTGAGGAAGGAGATTAAGGACCAGACGTCTCAGGCCAACGGCAGCCAAAAGTGA
- the LOC128680189 gene encoding protein lethal(2)essential for life-like, with translation MNGGFKYIFAALIIGNAFAEECQKSQENVGNKLLDQTFGMALTPNDILTNILSPFHHFQPFLSPFAMHDYFRPWRQLASLSKDLGSTIKSDKDKFQVNLDVQHFSPEEISVKTADGYVVIEAKHEEKQDEHGFVSRQFVRKYTLPEGAESENVVSELSSDGILTVTAPRKVVDDKGERVVPITKTGPVRQEPKKEAEEGSCQAPGQSCNKK, from the coding sequence ATGAACGGAGGATTTAAATACATCTTTGCAGCTCTAATAATTGGAAACGCGTTTGCTGAAGAATGTCAAAAATCTCAAGAAAACGTAGGTAACAAACTTCTAGACCAGACATTTGGGATGGCACTGACTCCAAACGACATCCTGACCAACATTCTGTCACCGTTCCATCACTTCCAACCATTCCTATCTCCTTTCGCAATGCACGATTATTTCCGACCTTGGAGACAATTGGCTTCGCTGTCCAAAGACTTGGGATCCACGATCAAGTCTGATAAGGATAAGTTCCAAGTGAATTTGGATGTCCAGCACTTTTCGCCGGAGGAGATCTCAGTGAAAACCGCCGATGGGTATGTGGTGATTGAAGCGAAGCATGAAGAGAAGCAGGACGAACATGGCTTCGTGTCCAGGCAGTTTGTGAGAAAGTACACTTTGCCTGAAGGAGCTGAATCGGAGAATGTGGTGTCTGAATTGTCCAGCGATGGTATCTTGACGGTCACTGCGCCGAGGAAGGTGGTGGATGATAAGGGAGAAAGGGTGGTCCCTATCACGAAGACAGGGCCAGTTCGTCAGGAGCCGAAGAAGGAAGCCGAGGAAGGCTCGTGCCAAGCACCGGGGCAATCTTGTAATAAGAAGTAG